One genomic segment of bacterium includes these proteins:
- a CDS encoding LegC family aminotransferase, with translation MFEDILQFIKKLYPDQDPVPLHAPVFFGREKEYLADCIDTTYVSYVGKYVNQFEELTAKYTGAKHAVAVVNGTVALQIALKLAGVSSDEEVITQPLTFVATANAISHCGAKPVFVDVDKDTLGMSPEKLNDWILKKTKHVKTTSLGETKWRRVNQSTGHSISAIVPVHTFGHPCRIDEIIEVANKYNIPVIEDAAESLGSTYKEKSTGTFGLAGILSYNGNKTITTGGGGMIITDDEQFASKARHITTTAKIPHPYEFIHDEVAYNFRMPNINAAIGVSQMENIEFIINNKRSTALLYQEFFKDKDVDFISENKFSRANYWLNSILFKDNELRNKFLVNSNSNNVQSRPAWRLMTNLKMYSDCVRGDLSNAFELESRLVNLPSSLRISNH, from the coding sequence ATGTTTGAAGATATTCTACAATTTATTAAAAAATTATACCCTGATCAGGATCCTGTTCCTCTTCACGCACCTGTATTTTTTGGCAGGGAAAAAGAATACCTGGCAGATTGTATTGATACCACCTATGTTTCCTATGTAGGAAAATATGTTAACCAGTTTGAGGAATTGACTGCAAAATATACAGGAGCAAAACATGCAGTGGCTGTAGTTAATGGTACAGTTGCACTGCAAATAGCTTTGAAATTGGCTGGCGTAAGTTCTGATGAAGAGGTAATAACACAACCTTTGACATTTGTAGCCACAGCAAACGCCATTTCCCATTGTGGTGCAAAACCTGTTTTTGTAGATGTTGATAAAGATACTTTGGGAATGTCTCCCGAAAAACTAAACGACTGGATCTTAAAAAAAACAAAACACGTTAAAACAACTAGCCTCGGCGAAACGAAGTGGAGACGGGTCAATCAATCAACTGGTCATTCAATCTCTGCAATCGTTCCTGTTCACACATTCGGGCATCCCTGCAGAATAGATGAAATAATTGAAGTAGCAAATAAATATAATATTCCGGTCATTGAAGATGCTGCCGAGTCATTGGGCAGTACATATAAAGAAAAGAGTACTGGAACATTTGGACTTGCAGGGATTCTGAGTTATAACGGAAATAAAACAATTACAACTGGCGGTGGAGGAATGATTATAACGGATGATGAACAGTTTGCCAGCAAAGCACGGCACATAACAACGACTGCAAAAATACCTCACCCATACGAGTTTATTCATGATGAAGTTGCTTATAATTTTCGGATGCCTAATATTAATGCTGCTATCGGAGTTTCACAAATGGAAAATATCGAATTTATTATCAACAATAAGCGCTCAACTGCTTTACTTTATCAGGAGTTTTTTAAGGATAAAGATGTTGATTTTATTTCAGAGAATAAATTTTCAAGGGCAAATTATTGGCTCAACTCAATTTTATTTAAAGATAATGAACTTAGAAACAAATTTTTAGTGAATTCCAACTCAAATAATGTTCAAAGCAGACCTGCATGGAGGTTAATGACAAATTTAAAGATGTATTCTGATTGCGTTAGAGGGGACCTATCAAATGCTTTCGAATTGGAATCGAGATTGGTCAATCTTCCAAGTAGCTTAAGAATTTCTAATCATTGA
- a CDS encoding flippase-like domain-containing protein, whose translation MKKFFNKYKYYLGAIVSFALLYLAVKDIDLDKFLYYFSFENIDILFYVLFVNLILRIIISLRWNKLVDIIPGNNFLTTFNFTNIGYFANNFLPARLGDIIKSYLLAKKRDYSKTQVLTSAIIERIFDLIGLSFLFAIAVLRYDIPENILRGGYIFISVLIILTATLLLMLKKSEYLDSKLENLNKFKVINTIRQKIRSVFFYIRNYLNVKDLAYLTITTSLIWFLYVFAGFIIIERLNGALSWDASMLSLIFLGVSFILPSTPGNVGVHQFACVLAFGILGMDKTQAVAFSFYYQIPVIVISVILGFFSIYYEGFSLKGISRVTEEAKSAGLNEAG comes from the coding sequence TTGAAAAAATTCTTTAATAAGTATAAATATTATTTAGGGGCAATTGTTTCTTTTGCTCTGCTCTATCTTGCAGTAAAAGATATTGACCTGGATAAATTTTTATATTATTTCAGTTTCGAAAATATTGACATACTTTTCTACGTTTTATTCGTCAATTTAATTTTAAGGATAATTATCTCACTCCGGTGGAACAAACTGGTCGATATCATACCTGGGAATAACTTTCTGACCACTTTTAATTTTACTAACATAGGTTATTTTGCAAATAATTTTCTTCCTGCCCGTCTTGGTGATATTATTAAATCTTACCTTCTTGCGAAAAAGAGAGATTACAGCAAAACACAGGTATTAACATCTGCAATAATAGAAAGAATATTTGATCTCATAGGCTTATCATTTTTATTTGCTATAGCGGTTTTAAGATATGATATACCCGAAAATATTTTAAGAGGAGGATATATATTCATAAGTGTCTTAATTATTCTGACGGCAACACTTTTACTGATGCTTAAAAAGAGTGAATATCTTGATTCGAAGTTAGAAAACTTAAATAAATTCAAAGTGATAAATACGATTAGGCAAAAAATCCGATCGGTTTTCTTTTATATAAGAAATTATCTGAATGTAAAGGATCTTGCGTATTTAACCATAACGACTTCTTTAATCTGGTTTTTATATGTTTTTGCGGGATTCATTATTATTGAAAGATTGAACGGTGCGCTTAGCTGGGATGCCTCGATGCTGAGTCTTATTTTTCTGGGAGTTTCATTTATTTTGCCCTCAACACCCGGAAACGTCGGAGTGCACCAGTTCGCTTGTGTTCTTGCTTTCGGAATTCTTGGTATGGATAAAACCCAGGCAGTTGCATTTTCTTTTTACTACCAGATACCGGTGATTGTTATTAGTGTTATATTAGGATTTTTTTCTATATACTATGAAGGTTTCTCCTTAAAAGGTATCAGCCGTGTTACAGAGGAAGCAAAATCAGCAGGATTGAATGAAGCTGGTTGA
- a CDS encoding glycosyltransferase family 2 protein — MKLVDILVAVRNEEKSIPEFISKMKEHKPENVKINIIFLEDGSTDGTVALLRKLSENDENVNYISFENKFGQYAALTYGLTISKADAVITMDVDGGHPVEIAMKMIRSYFEGNKLVQGHRIVYKRRKFYRTIMSYSYNLFYFLIVGANFFKQNVMFRLIDRSTKEKFLLHKNWWHIFRTNFRKNEGIKTSYIQYEAPERELGESKYGFFRLLKLSYKSFFALLSFKRLMVINLILICLVYLFASYVSIVFSIFIALLFLIVNISFYLIMNNYPLTKLKIIETSLPELKQ, encoded by the coding sequence ATGAAGCTGGTTGATATTTTAGTTGCAGTAAGGAATGAAGAAAAAAGTATTCCTGAATTCATTTCTAAAATGAAAGAACATAAACCGGAAAATGTTAAAATCAATATCATCTTTTTAGAGGATGGAAGTACTGATGGTACAGTAGCACTCCTGCGGAAACTATCAGAAAATGATGAGAATGTGAACTACATCTCTTTTGAAAATAAATTTGGGCAGTACGCAGCACTCACTTATGGACTGACTATTTCCAAAGCAGATGCGGTTATAACAATGGATGTCGACGGAGGTCATCCGGTTGAAATAGCAATGAAGATGATTAGATCCTACTTTGAAGGCAATAAATTGGTGCAGGGGCATCGGATTGTCTATAAACGCAGGAAATTTTACAGAACTATTATGAGCTATTCATACAATCTTTTTTACTTCCTGATCGTTGGTGCAAATTTCTTTAAACAAAACGTAATGTTCCGTTTAATAGACAGATCAACAAAGGAAAAGTTTCTGCTGCACAAAAACTGGTGGCATATATTTAGAACAAATTTTAGAAAAAATGAGGGTATTAAAACCAGCTATATCCAATACGAAGCTCCTGAGAGGGAACTGGGTGAAAGTAAATATGGTTTTTTCAGATTACTTAAACTTTCTTACAAATCTTTTTTTGCACTGTTGTCGTTTAAGCGATTAATGGTTATAAACTTAATTCTGATTTGTTTGGTTTATTTATTTGCCAGTTATGTTTCCATAGTTTTCTCAATTTTCATTGCTTTACTTTTTCTTATAGTTAATATAAGTTTTTATCTGATAATGAATAATTATCCTTTAACAAAATTAAAAATTATTGAAACATCCCTGCCGGAGCTTAAACAGTGA
- a CDS encoding glycosyltransferase, with protein sequence MNIAIILPAYNEELTIEKVILDFHQFSQNASIYVIDNNSSDRTNEIAKKVIKENMIKGEVIFVRRQGKASAMRAAFGKINADIYVMADADLSHRAEDLLKLLPPVLSGEYELAVGNRFTEEGYEKENKRRFHNFGNNLVRKLINLLFNAEVKDVMSGYRVLSKNFVKNYPIMCEGFEIETEMTLHCLDKKFNFIEVPINFKDRIEGSISKLNTFSDGVKVFITIFNIFKDYRPLLFFSMLSIIFFLAGLGFGLEPIKDFIKYKYVYKVPLAILATGLMIFSLLFFAIGVILDTIVRYEKFNFELRKNNGRE encoded by the coding sequence ATGAACATAGCAATTATTCTTCCTGCGTATAACGAAGAGTTAACTATTGAAAAAGTAATACTCGATTTTCATCAGTTTTCGCAAAATGCTTCAATCTATGTAATTGATAATAATTCATCTGATAGAACAAATGAGATTGCCAAAAAGGTTATAAAGGAGAATATGATTAAAGGTGAAGTCATTTTTGTAAGAAGACAGGGGAAGGCGAGTGCTATGAGAGCAGCATTCGGGAAAATTAATGCTGACATCTATGTAATGGCTGATGCCGATTTATCTCACAGAGCAGAAGACTTATTGAAATTATTACCTCCAGTATTATCAGGTGAATATGAGCTTGCTGTAGGAAACAGGTTTACAGAAGAGGGATATGAGAAAGAGAACAAACGACGTTTTCACAATTTTGGGAACAACCTGGTTAGAAAGTTAATAAATTTATTATTCAATGCAGAAGTTAAAGATGTAATGAGCGGATACCGGGTGCTCTCCAAAAATTTTGTTAAAAATTATCCCATTATGTGTGAAGGATTTGAAATTGAAACTGAGATGACTTTGCACTGCCTTGATAAAAAGTTTAATTTTATTGAAGTACCAATAAACTTCAAGGATAGAATTGAAGGGAGTATTTCAAAGCTTAATACCTTTTCTGATGGCGTAAAGGTATTCATAACAATATTTAATATATTCAAAGATTACAGACCATTATTATTCTTTTCTATGTTATCAATAATCTTTTTCCTTGCTGGCTTGGGATTTGGTTTAGAACCAATAAAGGATTTTATAAAATATAAATATGTTTATAAAGTCCCTCTTGCAATACTGGCTACAGGGCTAATGATTTTTTCTTTGTTATTTTTTGCAATCGGGGTAATTCTGGATACAATTGTGCGGTATGAAAAATTCAACTTTGAATTGAGGAAGAATAATGGGAGGGAATAA
- a CDS encoding GNAT family N-acetyltransferase yields MTDKVTSEIIVKEYSPEYKDSVITLLSYLLEGLNETERMKLFEWRYERNPYQNKPLILLAFSENLLVGFRAYLVQYFCISGKQLTVISPADTIIHPDYRRRGLISMLNKKSLDLIYSEYPEESVLLNSTTSKHAMPTYLKFDWYPCSGKNKVYGFRLSIFNMLKALLHAKSKNKINRLSFSKSDYKFEVSNQIDTGRIIEFIQKHRDTTKFTNLRDEAFFKWRYSYESDKYICCICHKDGRMVGYTIIKRMTNQEFSIEEYLSVDLRTLKIMFSSFQKKINIPILRTIIYSDHDKRTFNSCGFFVESKMYVKIFKKQRFPVLIRPTNPKLSESHFFIYGKDIRNIENWQLFQSDRH; encoded by the coding sequence ATGACAGATAAGGTTACAAGCGAAATTATAGTAAAAGAGTATTCACCTGAATATAAGGATTCCGTTATTACTCTGTTGAGCTATCTATTGGAAGGTTTGAACGAAACAGAAAGAATGAAGCTCTTTGAATGGAGATACGAGAGAAATCCATACCAGAATAAACCATTAATATTACTTGCGTTTTCAGAAAATCTTCTGGTCGGATTCAGAGCATATTTAGTTCAATATTTTTGTATTTCTGGAAAACAGCTTACTGTTATCAGCCCCGCAGATACCATTATTCATCCTGATTATAGAAGACGTGGTCTCATATCAATGCTAAATAAAAAAAGCTTGGATTTGATTTATTCAGAGTATCCAGAGGAAAGTGTTCTCTTAAACTCAACAACAAGTAAACATGCAATGCCGACATATTTAAAATTTGACTGGTATCCTTGTTCTGGGAAAAACAAAGTTTATGGATTTCGTTTATCGATTTTCAATATGCTGAAGGCGTTGCTTCACGCAAAAAGTAAAAATAAAATTAATCGACTCTCGTTTTCTAAATCAGATTATAAATTTGAAGTCAGTAATCAAATAGATACAGGGAGAATAATTGAATTTATTCAAAAGCATAGAGATACAACGAAATTTACAAACTTAAGAGATGAAGCATTCTTTAAATGGAGGTATTCTTATGAGTCTGACAAATATATTTGTTGTATTTGCCATAAAGATGGGAGAATGGTTGGCTATACAATTATTAAAAGAATGACGAATCAAGAATTCTCAATTGAAGAATATTTGTCAGTTGATTTAAGGACTTTAAAAATCATGTTTAGTTCTTTCCAAAAAAAAATAAATATTCCAATTCTGAGGACAATTATTTATTCTGATCATGATAAGCGAACTTTTAATTCTTGTGGTTTTTTTGTTGAATCAAAAATGTATGTTAAAATTTTTAAGAAACAAAGATTTCCTGTCCTAATACGTCCTACAAATCCCAAATTATCAGAAAGTCATTTTTTCATTTATGGGAAGGACATAAGAAATATTGAGAATTGGCAGCTGTTTCAATCCGATAGACATTAG
- a CDS encoding glycosyltransferase family 4 protein: MKVLIVVSGNIEEFNMQLHHAFVHEQIASIKENFNLEFDIYQIKGKGITGYLKNLSSLKKHIGSCKPDIVHAHFGLSGLLAVMQRKVPVIITFHGSDINLDSIRPLSVIASKLSKHNIFVSDKILKKVKINGKSSVIPCGIDLDVFYSIDIKKAREKLNMNPDKKYILFSSHFNRVEKNSSLAFDAVNKLKLNCELLELKNRSREEVNLLLNACDLLLLTSFTEGSPQVIKEAMACNCPIVATDVGDIREVVDGTEGCYITSFDSNDVTEKIKLALQFKGRTNGREKIGHFDNKVIATKVYSVYKQIAKE; encoded by the coding sequence ATGAAAGTATTAATAGTTGTTAGTGGTAATATTGAGGAATTCAATATGCAGCTTCATCATGCATTTGTTCATGAACAAATCGCATCCATTAAGGAAAATTTTAATCTTGAATTTGACATTTATCAAATAAAGGGTAAGGGGATCACGGGTTATTTAAAAAATCTATCTTCATTAAAAAAGCATATTGGTAGTTGTAAACCTGATATTGTTCATGCTCATTTTGGCTTATCAGGACTATTGGCCGTTATGCAACGAAAAGTTCCCGTAATTATTACATTCCATGGAAGTGATATTAATTTGGATAGTATAAGACCTCTTTCAGTAATTGCATCAAAACTTTCTAAGCACAATATTTTTGTGTCGGATAAAATATTAAAGAAAGTTAAAATTAATGGTAAAAGCAGTGTCATCCCTTGCGGAATAGATCTGGATGTTTTTTATTCGATAGATATAAAAAAAGCCAGAGAAAAGCTAAATATGAACCCTGATAAAAAATATATTCTTTTTAGCTCACATTTCAACAGAGTAGAAAAGAATTCTTCACTTGCTTTTGATGCAGTAAATAAATTGAAATTAAATTGTGAATTGCTTGAATTAAAAAACAGAAGCCGTGAAGAAGTGAACCTGCTGCTTAATGCATGCGATCTATTACTTCTTACCTCATTTACTGAAGGTTCTCCGCAGGTAATAAAGGAAGCTATGGCATGCAACTGTCCTATTGTTGCAACAGATGTCGGAGATATTCGCGAAGTTGTAGACGGAACTGAAGGCTGCTACATTACTTCATTTGATTCTAATGATGTAACTGAAAAGATCAAGTTAGCCTTGCAATTTAAAGGGCGAACAAATGGCAGAGAGAAAATCGGCCATTTTGATAATAAAGTAATTGCTACAAAAGTATATAGTGTATATAAACAAATAGCCAAAGAATAA
- the hisH gene encoding imidazole glycerol phosphate synthase subunit HisH, producing MITIIDYGMGNLRSVQKAFERIRVTAKISSDVSEILNAEKLVLPGVGHFAQGISNLKKKGLFNTLNEAVIEKKKPILGICLGMQLMTEYSEEGNCEGFGWVNANTKRFTFHANGLKIPHMGWNNLSIKNSDSIFKGISAENFFYFVHSYFISCKNESDILTETVYGNDFVSSFQKENIFGCQFHPEKSHDKGLQVLKNFAEIC from the coding sequence ATGATTACAATAATTGATTACGGTATGGGAAACCTGCGTTCAGTACAGAAAGCATTCGAAAGAATTCGTGTGACTGCTAAGATTAGTTCTGATGTTAGTGAAATTCTGAATGCTGAGAAACTGGTTTTACCGGGGGTTGGGCATTTTGCTCAAGGTATAAGTAACTTGAAAAAGAAGGGACTTTTCAACACATTAAATGAGGCTGTGATTGAAAAGAAAAAACCAATACTTGGTATTTGCCTAGGCATGCAGCTTATGACAGAATATAGCGAAGAAGGAAACTGTGAAGGGTTCGGATGGGTCAACGCGAATACAAAGCGATTTACTTTTCATGCAAACGGCCTAAAAATTCCCCACATGGGTTGGAACAATCTGTCAATAAAGAATTCTGATTCGATCTTTAAGGGAATATCTGCGGAAAACTTTTTCTACTTTGTTCATTCATATTTTATATCTTGTAAGAATGAATCAGATATATTAACTGAAACAGTATACGGAAATGATTTTGTATCATCTTTTCAAAAAGAAAATATTTTCGGATGTCAGTTTCACCCTGAGAAAAGTCATGATAAGGGATTGCAGGTTCTGAAGAATTTTGCGGAGATTTGTTGA
- a CDS encoding four helix bundle protein, whose amino-acid sequence MKIRSHTDLDVYNMAFEAAMEIFHLTRNFPKEEKYSLTDQIRRSSRSVCSNLAEAFRKRKYPKSFISKLSDSEAEAAETQVWMDFSFKCGYIDKESCDKLYEYYNNIIGKLVNMSLQPEKWVY is encoded by the coding sequence ATGAAAATAAGATCACATACGGATTTGGATGTTTATAATATGGCATTCGAAGCAGCAATGGAAATATTTCATCTTACAAGAAATTTTCCGAAGGAGGAAAAATATTCTTTAACAGATCAGATAAGAAGATCATCCAGATCTGTTTGTTCTAATCTAGCCGAAGCATTCAGAAAGAGGAAATATCCAAAGTCATTTATTTCAAAATTATCAGATTCAGAGGCTGAGGCAGCGGAAACACAAGTATGGATGGATTTCTCTTTCAAATGTGGTTACATAGACAAGGAATCTTGCGATAAATTATACGAATATTATAATAATATCATTGGCAAATTAGTAAATATGTCACTACAACCTGAAAAATGGGTGTACTAA
- the hisF gene encoding imidazole glycerol phosphate synthase subunit HisF, with protein MFLPRIIPVLLLKGKGLVKTVKFKDPKYIGDPINAVKIFNDLKTDELVFLDITASKEGRTVSVDLVKDIGDEAFMPFGVGGGINNIKQIEQLLKAGAEKVIINTNAIINPGMIEEASKVFGSQSIVVALDVKKTLFGKYECWIKDGSENTKANPVDMAKKAENLGAGELIINSIDLDGMMTGYNIDLIKTIAEIVSIPVVACGGAGNLEHLKQCYFDGKAHALAAGSMFVFHGPRRAVLINYPSKSELKQLFN; from the coding sequence ATGTTTCTTCCAAGGATTATACCGGTTCTATTATTAAAAGGAAAGGGTCTTGTTAAGACTGTAAAGTTTAAAGATCCTAAATATATCGGTGATCCTATTAATGCCGTAAAAATTTTCAATGATCTGAAAACCGACGAACTTGTCTTTCTTGATATAACTGCATCAAAGGAAGGAAGGACTGTTTCTGTTGATCTTGTTAAAGATATTGGCGATGAAGCTTTTATGCCTTTTGGGGTCGGCGGAGGAATAAATAATATTAAACAGATCGAGCAATTATTAAAAGCCGGTGCTGAAAAGGTGATCATAAACACAAATGCAATAATTAATCCAGGAATGATTGAAGAAGCTTCTAAAGTTTTTGGTAGTCAGAGTATCGTGGTAGCTCTCGATGTTAAAAAAACTTTATTCGGTAAATATGAATGCTGGATAAAAGATGGAAGTGAAAATACAAAAGCTAATCCTGTTGACATGGCAAAGAAAGCTGAAAACCTTGGTGCGGGAGAACTCATAATTAACTCAATTGATCTTGACGGTATGATGACAGGCTACAATATTGATCTCATTAAAACTATAGCTGAGATAGTTTCTATACCTGTTGTCGCTTGTGGTGGAGCTGGAAACCTGGAGCATCTTAAACAATGTTATTTTGATGGCAAAGCCCATGCACTTGCTGCTGGAAGTATGTTTGTATTTCACGGTCCACGCCGTGCGGTACTTATTAACTATCCGTCTAAAAGTGAGCTGAAGCAGTTATTTAATTAA